CTAGAAGTTACAAGATCTCTTAGAGTCTCCAGTGTCTCAGGAGCATGTTTTTACTGCATCACTGTgtgtaaaatgcaaaaggaaagaagaaacatgtGGCCCACCAAAAATGAGCAGATTTCTACTGGGAAGGCCTTTTGGGGATATTCTCACCGAAATCTCTCTCAAACTCCTTATCATCTCTCATCACCCTATTTCCACTCTGAGgatttctcttccctcccaccttaGGAAATACCACTTCCTAATTCATGATCATGCACGAAAGCTGACCCAGATACGCCAGACAtcacaggaaggaagagagatcTCTGTCCTCCTCCATCAGCTCCTCAGGGACCTCCTCACCCACAGTGACATTGGCAGAGACTGGGGACAGGGCTTCCAAGAACAACTGGCTGAGGGATGCAGGCTGGCAGAGTGCCTTGCCCGCAAGCTTAGCCCAGGTAAGGCGGCCACAGGCCCTGATTGCACTGAGCCCCTCCAAGGCCCCTGGCTCACAAGAGCCTCTGCATCTCCCCTCATAATGCTTTCGCCAGCTGTCTTGGTGTCCACTTCGCACTTGGGGCGATGACAGGACCACCCCTGGTTGgatgggagcagaggggagaaatgCACAGGGGGACATCATAGTGCTCCAAGAGTCTGCTTCCTCCCTGAGGGACCATGCCCTTTGCTGCAGGAGGCAGCCTCCACCCGGTGTCACACTGCAGAAAGGCGGACGTGACAGGAGGCAGCTTGTTAGAGTGAAAAGAGTCCTGGACTGAGCGACAGCTCCTTAGATTCTTGCCTGAGCACTGGCTTTTATAGCTACAGTCGAGTGATTGATTTCTCCTTCCGGGATTTCCatctcctcgtctgtaaaatgggtcaaAAGATGTGTTGCACGGTAGCTGCAACTATTAAAGACGGGAAGGCTCATGAATGTGCTTCAGAAAAGGATCATACTCCTAACCGTTTGGGGTTTATTTAGTTATAATCCTAAAATCTTGGTGCAGATACGTTGATTTGTAATAGAacactttccacaaagaaaattttcccCTCTTATGCTGTAAAAGCCAACTTGGAGGTCCCCTTGAAGTCCCCGGATGTGTGGAGGGGTGAGTCACGGGTTTTTTTATCCTCCTTTTAGAGAAAGGAGTAGGGTCTATGTGGGAGTTCTGAATGGACATAGAGTCACTGAGACTGGGAACCAGCTTTGTGGAAGGAGTGAGGATAGAACTAGAGAATTCCAGAGGGAAACTGGAAAAGTACCCGCTGATCTGgagacaaaaaatatttgatttttgccCAGTGAAACTCAGAGCATGCCATGATGGGGACCCAGCAGATCAAGGACATTTTGCCTGATGGGTCAGTAGACCATTCCAGGCCATTCCTTCAAAGTCAAACATGGGGCTGTCAACACAATTCTCTCAGTGTGTTCTGACCTCATACACAGGTCATTGCTGTCCATGCCCAGGCAGGCCTTTGTGTCTGTAATGGGTGAAGGGGCACTATTTCATCTCTGTCTGGacatttctgaattttgtttGCAGAAAACCTGGAAGACgatgaagatgaggaagaacaAGAATCACTGACCCCCCAGGTAACAATGAATGAGG
This Equus przewalskii isolate Varuska unplaced genomic scaffold, EquPr2 ChrUn-13, whole genome shotgun sequence DNA region includes the following protein-coding sequences:
- the LOC103543385 gene encoding putative NBPF family member NBPF5, with the protein product MRATQLCLKTREGRELSILLNQNLKDLLDHSDLNNLRGQAFQEQLAEGCRLPQALVSKLSPENHEEEAEEQLGSLTPRKYHFLIHDHARKLTQIRQTSQEGREISVLLHQLLRDLLTHSDIGRDWGQGFQEQLAEGCRLAECLARKLSPENLEDDEDEEEQESLTPQFQDSQTLPQ